In Pseudomonas sp. Q1-7, the genomic window TGGTGGCGGGTGCTGCGCTATGTCACGCCGCTGTGCATCCTGGTGGTCTTCCTGCACAGCCTGGGCCTGTTCTGAGTCCGTCGGGATGGCATGACAAATCGCGCGGACGCCGTTAACATGCCGCCCGTCCTCAGGACCTCGCCATCGTCGGCGAGCCCGCCGCGTCCCAGTAGCTCAATTGGATAGAGCATCCCCCTCCTAAGGGGAAGGTTGGTGGTTCGAGCCCACTCTGGGACGCCATATAAAGCCCTTTCACGGCGGCAGCGAGTAGCGCCCGTGACAGCAAGCTCGAAGCATCGGCACCCGTCACGCGAACGGGGCGCGGATGCGCAGAACAGCAGTGCTGCCAATGGCGTGGCGCACCGTAGTTCGGATACCCGGGCCGGCCTTCAGCCACTCGCTAACGCGTTTGTGCAGATCGGCCCCACTTCCTTCGTTAACACGCGCAGACGCTCCAGCCGGTCGACCTTGGCGCCGCTGGAGCCCTTCCCGTACTGCGCGGCGATCATTTCGTTCGTGGCTGGCGGCGAACGGCTGCAAGTGGCATGGGCAGTTTGGCGGCCGGCGGTTCCGGCGGGCGATCTGGCTCTATCTTTAAGGCATTCACCCCGTACGTTCATCGAGACTTGGCGTGAGTCTTGCTGCTTTACGGCATGCCGCCAGTCATTGCCTCAAGCCTGGTTACGATGCGTCCGGCCAGCATTCTCATGCGTGAGGATGCGGCGTGCCATTTTTCAACGGGATCCAAGTCCGCATGCCAGATAACCCAAAAGTAGACGACTTCAATAGCTCACCCGCCTTCTGGCGCTCTCAGGAAATGCTCCTGCTGCAGCAGGTCACGGCGCTGGCGGGCAAGAGTCTGGCCGTGGAGCCGGTGTTCAAGGAGATGCTCCACCTGCTTTCCGAGCTGTTGGGCCTGAACCGGGGACGGATCGTCCTGCGCGATGACGATGAACGCGGCGGGACCATTCGCTATGCGTACGGTTTGACCAGGGAGGAGGTGGCGCTTGGTCACTACGCCCTGAATGAAGGGGTGACCGGCAAGGTGCTGGCGCATGGCCAGGTGACGATCGTGCAGGATATCGACAAGGAACCGATCTTCCTCGGCCGCATGGTCGAGCGCAGCAAGCTGCCGGCAGGACCGGTGTCCTTCATCGCCCTGCCTATCCAGATCGGCCAGAAGACCGTCGGCGTGCTGGCCTGCCATCGAATCCGCATGCGAGCCAGGCCATTGGCCGACGATCTGACCATCCTGCGCATCCTGGCGACGCTGGCCGGGCAGATGTTGCATCTGCAGAGTTACATCGAGGAGAAGACCCGCGCGCTGGAACAGCGCAACGACCTGTTGACCAGGGCCCTGCATGCCGATGCGACCCGCTACGGCATCGTCGGGACGTCCCCCGAACTGCTGCGGGCCATTTCCGAGCTGGAGCGGGTTTCCAGTGCCACCGCCAGCGTGCTGCTTCTCGGCGAGTCCGGCAGCGGCAAGGAGCTGTTCGCCCGCGCCCTGCACTTGGCCAGTCCACGTTCCGACAAGCCGTTCATCAAGGTCAATTGCGCCGCCATTCCCGACACCCTGTTCGAGTCCGAACTGTTTGGCTACGAGCGCGGAGCCTTCACGGGGGCCAGTGCGATGCGTGCAGGCTGGTTCGAGCAGGCCGACGGCGGCAGCATTTTCCTCGACGAGATTGGCGAGCTGCCGCTGGGGATGCAGGCCAAGCTGCTGCGCACCCTGCAGGAGGGCACGATTACGCGCCTGGGCGGCAAGCGGGAGATTCCCGTCGACGTTCGCCTGG contains:
- a CDS encoding sigma-54 interaction domain-containing protein: MPDNPKVDDFNSSPAFWRSQEMLLLQQVTALAGKSLAVEPVFKEMLHLLSELLGLNRGRIVLRDDDERGGTIRYAYGLTREEVALGHYALNEGVTGKVLAHGQVTIVQDIDKEPIFLGRMVERSKLPAGPVSFIALPIQIGQKTVGVLACHRIRMRARPLADDLTILRILATLAGQMLHLQSYIEEKTRALEQRNDLLTRALHADATRYGIVGTSPELLRAISELERVSSATASVLLLGESGSGKELFARALHLASPRSDKPFIKVNCAAIPDTLFESELFGYERGAFTGASAMRAGWFEQADGGSIFLDEIGELPLGMQAKLLRTLQEGTITRLGGKREIPVDVRLVAATNRDLAIEVARGQFRQDLYYRLNVIPIHLPSLAERRSDIPALAMHFLNRVNQANQRNISLTADAIERLQAHPWPGNIRELSNVIERVVLLADKSPLSAGDLEPFLSIGETVEEVRVQPVSSRPQAEPFMLSLPVRPYAPAGSHSADALQQALVQCGGNKSRAAQLLGLTPRQFNYRWQKLGL